A genomic window from bacterium includes:
- a CDS encoding heavy metal translocating P-type ATPase codes for MAACAHCLLEVPEESATRETIDGKETTFCCPGCRAIHGLLRSEGLTGFYARRHGWTPGPPESARVPLDAFDGVVRVSGDHAEADFVLSGIRCASCVWLIERYLGGRPGILSTRVNFASGRARVSWDPSKTGIGNVVLAIRALGYTPYPPESLPAGDALRREASDLLLRFGTAAFLSMQVMLFTAGLYAGYFQGIDARYEQLFRWLCFLLATPVVFYSGAPFFLGALRGARHGAFGMDALVFLGAFSAYGYSTASLFLGGEVYFDTATMILTLILLGRYIEAGARSRAADGISRLVRLAPLMARKAAPGGGTIDVPVASLSPGDLVEIVPGERMPADGNVIGGNSEADESMLTGESAPVPKSAGDPVVAGSLNGTGSLLVRVVRTGGETVLSRVVRAVEEAQGRKAPIQRAADRVVRFFVPGILLVAGGTVFLGLHGGSFPHAALMAGISVLVVACPCALGLATPLAVLAGTTSAQARGILVRGGDVLEQASRVRCVLFDKTGTLTLGRPRLTDVEGIGIGREDALRLAASLEASSEHAIGRAIADALPASRRLPVRGFRAHPGEGIEGEIDGTRYLLGRPELLERFGVAVDGEASRAVAARSASRRTAVLLSDGSRPLAVLATEDALRPEAAEAVSLLRASGVAVAMLTGDDPGVAARVAGEAGIDDFRARVTPEGKRDEVRRARERFGPVLVVGDGVNDAPALAEADVGVAMGRGTGLAIHSAGATLMTEDLLRIPAFLALSRATMRVIRQNLFWAFSYNLAAVPLAVSGKLHPIAAAAFMAGSSLLVVGNSLRRRRGRR; via the coding sequence ATGGCGGCCTGCGCGCACTGTCTCCTGGAGGTTCCGGAGGAGTCCGCGACCCGGGAGACGATCGACGGGAAGGAGACGACCTTCTGCTGCCCCGGGTGCCGGGCGATCCACGGACTCCTGCGCTCCGAAGGGTTGACCGGCTTCTACGCCCGGCGCCACGGGTGGACCCCCGGCCCCCCGGAGAGCGCCCGTGTTCCGCTCGACGCGTTCGACGGGGTCGTCCGCGTCTCGGGGGACCATGCCGAGGCGGATTTCGTCCTCTCCGGGATCCGGTGCGCCTCCTGCGTCTGGCTCATCGAACGGTATCTCGGGGGGCGGCCCGGCATCCTCTCCACCCGCGTCAATTTCGCCTCCGGGAGGGCGCGGGTCTCCTGGGATCCGTCGAAAACCGGGATCGGGAATGTCGTCCTGGCGATCCGCGCCCTCGGGTACACGCCGTACCCCCCCGAATCGCTCCCTGCCGGAGACGCGCTTCGGCGGGAAGCATCGGATCTGCTGCTGCGCTTCGGGACCGCGGCGTTCCTGTCGATGCAGGTGATGCTCTTCACCGCGGGGCTCTACGCCGGGTACTTCCAGGGGATCGACGCGCGGTACGAACAACTTTTCCGGTGGCTTTGCTTCCTCCTCGCCACTCCGGTCGTCTTCTACTCCGGCGCGCCCTTCTTCCTCGGGGCCCTCCGCGGAGCGCGCCACGGGGCGTTCGGGATGGACGCCCTCGTCTTTCTCGGCGCCTTCTCGGCGTACGGTTACAGCACCGCGTCGCTGTTCCTCGGAGGGGAGGTGTATTTCGACACCGCGACGATGATCCTGACCTTGATCCTCCTCGGCCGGTACATCGAGGCGGGAGCGCGGTCCCGCGCGGCCGACGGGATCTCCAGGCTCGTGCGGCTCGCGCCCTTGATGGCCCGGAAGGCGGCGCCGGGCGGCGGAACGATCGACGTCCCCGTGGCATCCCTGTCTCCCGGGGATCTCGTGGAAATCGTCCCCGGGGAACGGATGCCGGCGGACGGGAACGTGATCGGGGGGAATTCGGAGGCGGACGAATCGATGTTGACCGGGGAGTCGGCCCCCGTTCCGAAATCCGCCGGGGACCCGGTCGTCGCCGGGTCGTTGAACGGAACGGGGAGCCTCCTCGTCCGGGTCGTCCGGACCGGCGGAGAGACCGTCCTGTCCCGCGTCGTGCGGGCGGTGGAGGAGGCGCAGGGGCGGAAGGCGCCCATCCAGCGGGCGGCCGATCGCGTGGTCCGCTTCTTCGTGCCGGGGATCCTTCTCGTCGCGGGGGGGACGGTTTTTCTCGGACTTCACGGCGGGTCCTTCCCACATGCCGCGCTCATGGCGGGGATCTCGGTGCTGGTGGTCGCCTGCCCGTGCGCCCTCGGACTGGCCACGCCCCTCGCCGTCCTCGCCGGAACCACCTCCGCGCAGGCGCGGGGGATCCTCGTCCGCGGCGGGGACGTTCTCGAACAGGCATCCCGGGTGCGATGCGTCCTGTTCGACAAGACGGGGACGCTCACCCTCGGCCGCCCCCGGCTGACCGACGTGGAGGGGATCGGGATCGGCCGCGAGGACGCCCTCCGGCTCGCCGCGTCCCTCGAGGCGTCCTCGGAGCACGCCATCGGGCGGGCGATCGCGGATGCGCTCCCCGCCTCCCGGCGACTTCCGGTCCGGGGGTTCCGCGCGCACCCGGGGGAAGGGATCGAGGGGGAGATCGACGGCACGCGCTACCTGCTGGGCCGCCCGGAACTCCTCGAGCGATTCGGTGTCGCCGTGGACGGGGAGGCCTCCCGGGCGGTCGCGGCGCGTTCGGCATCGCGGCGGACGGCGGTCCTCCTCTCCGACGGTTCCAGGCCCCTCGCGGTCCTCGCCACGGAGGACGCCCTTCGGCCGGAGGCGGCCGAAGCCGTATCCCTCCTGCGCGCCTCCGGAGTCGCCGTCGCGATGCTCACGGGGGACGACCCGGGCGTCGCCGCGCGCGTCGCGGGGGAAGCGGGGATCGACGACTTCCGGGCCCGCGTGACGCCGGAAGGGAAGCGCGATGAGGTCCGACGCGCGCGGGAACGGTTCGGTCCCGTCCTCGTCGTCGGTGACGGCGTGAACGACGCCCCCGCCCTCGCGGAAGCCGATGTCGGCGTCGCGATGGGACGGGGGACGGGGCTGGCGATCCACAGCGCCGGCGCGACGCTGATGACGGAGGACCTGCTGCGGATCCCCGCCTTCCTCGCGCTGTCCCGCGCCACGATGCGGGTGATCCGGCAGAACCTGTTCTGGGCCTTCTCCTACAACCTGGCGGCGGTCCCGCTCGCGGTCTCCGGGAAACTCCACCCGATCGCCGCCGCGGCCTTCATGGCCGGGAGCTCTCTCCTCGTGGTGGGAAACTCGCTGCGGCGGCGGCGAGGTAGGCGGTAG
- the ccoS gene encoding cbb3-type cytochrome oxidase assembly protein CcoS — protein MWTTLLLIAVSLAMGFAAWLLFLWAVKSDQYDDVERPKHRMLDDDPDDPER, from the coding sequence GTGTGGACGACGCTTCTGCTGATCGCCGTGTCGCTGGCGATGGGGTTCGCCGCCTGGCTGCTGTTCCTGTGGGCGGTGAAGAGCGACCAGTACGACGACGTGGAGCGCCCCAAACACCGGATGCTCGACGACGATCCGGACGATCCCGAACGTTGA
- a CDS encoding alcohol dehydrogenase catalytic domain-containing protein: MKAAVCDVFGKPLTIRDVPSPSPGAGELLIRVHGCGVCHSDLHLVDGDWAAWGTPLPIIPGHEVTGIVEKVGEGVTAFVAGDRAGVPWMQFACGRCAPCKAGAEMLCASQRSTGVTVNGGYAEFVSAPEAFVHKIPDGLDLVEAAPLLCAGITVFAPLRRAGNLAGKTVAVAGVGGLGHLGVRMASAMGAHVVAIVRGPGKAELSRSLGAREVIDSEKEKIGRALTKMGGADVILLTGISARLFEQCIPGLGPNGTLVVLAAIAENASVLPAGLMTGQKRIAGSLIGTRDDMDAMLRFCADHGIRSTVERHPLSAVNEVLAKLRDGKVRLRAVLIPGS, from the coding sequence ATGAAAGCCGCCGTGTGTGACGTCTTCGGGAAGCCGCTCACGATCAGGGATGTGCCGAGCCCTTCCCCGGGGGCCGGGGAGCTTCTGATCCGGGTCCACGGGTGCGGGGTCTGCCACAGCGACCTTCACCTGGTCGACGGGGACTGGGCCGCGTGGGGGACCCCCCTTCCGATCATCCCCGGCCACGAGGTGACCGGCATCGTGGAAAAGGTCGGCGAAGGCGTGACCGCGTTCGTCGCGGGCGACCGCGCGGGGGTCCCCTGGATGCAGTTCGCCTGCGGCCGGTGCGCCCCGTGCAAGGCCGGGGCGGAGATGCTGTGCGCCTCCCAGCGGAGCACAGGGGTCACGGTGAACGGCGGCTACGCGGAGTTCGTTTCCGCGCCGGAGGCGTTCGTCCACAAGATCCCCGACGGCCTGGACCTGGTGGAGGCGGCCCCCCTTCTCTGCGCGGGGATCACGGTGTTCGCTCCGCTGCGGCGCGCGGGGAACCTGGCCGGGAAGACCGTCGCGGTGGCCGGCGTCGGTGGGCTGGGGCATCTCGGCGTCCGGATGGCGTCGGCGATGGGCGCCCACGTCGTCGCCATCGTGCGTGGGCCCGGAAAGGCGGAGCTCTCCCGCTCGCTCGGAGCCCGGGAAGTGATCGACTCCGAGAAGGAGAAGATCGGCCGGGCGCTGACGAAGATGGGCGGCGCCGACGTCATCCTGCTCACCGGGATCTCCGCCCGGCTCTTCGAGCAGTGCATCCCCGGCCTGGGTCCGAACGGGACCCTGGTCGTCCTCGCGGCGATCGCGGAGAACGCCTCCGTCCTCCCCGCGGGGCTGATGACGGGGCAGAAGCGGATCGCCGGATCGCTGATCGGCACCAGGGACGACATGGACGCGATGCTCCGGTTCTGCGCCGACCACGGGATCCGTTCGACGGTGGAACGCCACCCCCTCTCCGCGGTCAACGAGGTGCTCGCGAAGTTGCGGGACGGCAAGGTGCGCTTGCGGGCGGTGCTCATCCCCGGATCGTAA
- a CDS encoding sulfite exporter TauE/SafE family protein, with amino-acid sequence MPWPTDSLPWILFVAGLVGGAGHCVGMCGPLVAGYAIALRDRAATLPHLFFHMGRVTTYGVAGGIVGASGSFVRVAAWLGPLQSFLLAATGVLIALMGLSVGGWLPWARRIERNGPFRGVLAGVARRAAEAGGPGAAFPLGMATGLLPCGMVYTALLSAARSGMEGGSPAEGFVRGSLAMAAFGAGTVPALFLFGKVVAAAGPRLRGKLAKVAAALLVAAGLMFVARATRS; translated from the coding sequence TTGCCGTGGCCGACTGACTCCCTCCCGTGGATCCTTTTCGTCGCCGGACTGGTGGGCGGCGCCGGTCATTGCGTCGGGATGTGCGGTCCGCTGGTGGCGGGGTACGCCATCGCCCTGCGGGACCGCGCGGCCACCCTTCCGCACCTCTTCTTCCACATGGGCCGGGTGACCACCTACGGCGTCGCGGGCGGGATCGTCGGTGCGTCGGGCTCCTTCGTCCGCGTAGCCGCTTGGCTTGGCCCCCTCCAGTCGTTTCTTCTCGCCGCGACCGGCGTGCTGATCGCCCTGATGGGGCTTTCTGTCGGCGGCTGGCTGCCGTGGGCGCGACGGATCGAGAGGAATGGCCCTTTCCGGGGCGTCCTGGCGGGGGTCGCGCGACGGGCGGCTGAAGCCGGCGGCCCGGGCGCCGCCTTCCCCCTCGGGATGGCGACGGGGCTGCTCCCGTGCGGGATGGTCTACACCGCCCTCCTCTCGGCGGCGCGCTCCGGGATGGAGGGAGGCTCGCCGGCCGAAGGGTTCGTCCGCGGATCCCTCGCGATGGCCGCCTTCGGCGCGGGAACGGTCCCCGCCCTGTTTCTGTTCGGAAAGGTGGTCGCGGCGGCGGGGCCGCGCCTTCGCGGGAAATTGGCGAAGGTCGCCGCCGCCCTCCTCGTCGCCGCCGGGTTGATGTTCGTCGCGCGCGCGACCCGAAGTTGA